Proteins encoded by one window of Blautia luti:
- the cobT gene encoding nicotinate-nucleotide--dimethylbenzimidazole phosphoribosyltransferase, whose translation MTLEKAIKKVKPLDRNAMDIAQKRWDSIAKPLHSLGKLETLLIQIAGITGNAEIDLSKRGLIAMCADNGVVEEGVTQTGQEVTAIVAENFLNYDTSVGVMCKQNHAEIFPVDMGMITDTKVRTDHKVAYGTKNMTKGPAMTREQAVKGIESGIAMVEELKGKGYKILATGEMGIGNTTTSSAVASVLLNQPVEEMTGRGAGLTSEGLARKIGAIRKAIKLNQPDPSDAVDVLAKVGGLDIAGMAGVFLGGAIYGIPVVMDGFISCVSALIAMQICPAAGDYMIASHVSREPAAHLILEHMNKEAVLHADMCLGEGTGAVALFPILDLAAAVYHSMSTFDDIHVEQYEELK comes from the coding sequence ATGACGCTGGAGAAAGCTATTAAGAAGGTGAAACCTTTAGATAGAAACGCTATGGATATTGCGCAGAAAAGATGGGACAGTATTGCGAAGCCACTGCATTCTCTTGGAAAACTGGAAACTCTGTTGATTCAGATTGCCGGAATTACGGGAAATGCAGAGATCGATCTTTCCAAGAGAGGCCTGATCGCCATGTGTGCTGATAATGGAGTAGTGGAAGAAGGAGTAACACAGACAGGGCAGGAAGTAACGGCTATCGTAGCTGAGAATTTTCTGAACTATGACACATCTGTGGGCGTGATGTGCAAGCAGAATCATGCGGAAATTTTTCCGGTGGACATGGGGATGATAACTGATACAAAAGTCCGCACAGACCACAAGGTTGCTTATGGTACCAAGAACATGACCAAAGGACCTGCAATGACCAGGGAGCAGGCAGTAAAGGGGATTGAGAGCGGAATCGCCATGGTAGAGGAGCTGAAGGGGAAAGGATATAAGATCCTTGCAACCGGCGAAATGGGAATTGGAAATACGACTACCAGCAGTGCAGTTGCTTCTGTACTGTTAAATCAGCCTGTAGAAGAAATGACCGGACGAGGTGCAGGGCTGACCAGCGAAGGCCTGGCGCGTAAGATCGGGGCGATCAGGAAAGCGATCAAACTGAATCAGCCGGATCCCTCAGATGCTGTTGATGTTCTGGCGAAAGTAGGCGGCCTGGATATTGCGGGAATGGCCGGCGTATTTCTGGGCGGAGCAATTTACGGTATTCCAGTGGTAATGGACGGATTTATTTCCTGTGTTTCTGCGCTGATCGCAATGCAGATCTGCCCGGCTGCAGGAGATTATATGATCGCATCCCATGTATCCAGGGAACCAGCTGCTCATCTGATTTTGGAGCATATGAACAAAGAAGCGGTTCTTCATGCAGATATGTGTCTGGGAGAAGGTACCGGTGCAGTGGCACTGTTTCCGATCCTTGATCTGGCTGCGGCCGTTTATCATTCTATGAGCACTTTCGATGATATTCATGTGGAACAATATGAGGAGTTGAAATAA
- a CDS encoding GtrA family protein, with protein sequence MKQWIRKMYESSVIRYVFFGGCTTMVNLVSFFVLRKLNVELNTANIISIILAILFAYVVNSKFVFQDKCETLRDHIRPFCKFISARLVTMVIEVGGVWLLVSMMGMNDMIGKFLTQFIVLILNYIFSKFFVFTTGKSK encoded by the coding sequence ATGAAACAATGGATCAGAAAAATGTATGAAAGTTCTGTAATCCGCTATGTTTTCTTTGGCGGATGTACGACGATGGTAAATCTGGTCAGTTTTTTTGTTCTCAGAAAGCTGAACGTAGAACTGAATACTGCTAATATTATTTCTATTATATTGGCGATTTTGTTTGCTTATGTGGTGAATTCAAAATTTGTTTTTCAGGATAAATGCGAAACTCTCAGAGATCATATCCGCCCGTTCTGCAAGTTTATCAGTGCCAGACTGGTCACAATGGTGATCGAGGTGGGCGGTGTGTGGCTGCTGGTATCAATGATGGGAATGAATGATATGATCGGGAAGTTTCTGACACAATTTATTGTACTGATATTAAATTACATATTCAGTAAATTCTTTGTATTTACAACTGGAAAATCAAAATAA
- a CDS encoding glycosyltransferase family 2 protein — protein MNKLSVVLPAYNEELMVGKTCRVLAQVLTEAQIPYELVVVNDGSSDRTWEEIQKAGERDANVTGVLFSRNFGKEAAIFAGLAQAGGDVVAVMDCDLQHPPQTLIEMYRLWQDGYEVIEGVKSDRGKEGFLHKECAGFFYDIMSKATKVNMKDASDFKMLDRKAVDSILSMPERNMFFRATSTWVGYKTTSVEFEVQEREAGVSKWSPWTLVKYAFTNIVAFTTFPLQFVTITGVVCFICSLVLMIYSLIQYFAGSAVEGYTTLLMVLLLVGSAMMISLGIIGYYIAKIYEEVKRRPRYIISKVIKNGEQTKINERGSL, from the coding sequence ATGAATAAATTATCAGTGGTACTTCCAGCATACAATGAAGAACTTATGGTGGGTAAAACCTGCCGCGTACTTGCACAGGTTCTTACGGAAGCACAGATTCCCTATGAACTGGTAGTGGTGAACGACGGTTCCAGCGACAGGACATGGGAGGAGATTCAGAAGGCAGGAGAGAGGGATGCCAATGTGACCGGCGTTCTTTTTTCCAGAAATTTTGGGAAAGAAGCAGCGATTTTTGCCGGACTTGCCCAGGCTGGCGGCGATGTGGTGGCAGTGATGGACTGTGACCTGCAGCACCCGCCGCAGACCCTTATTGAAATGTACAGACTGTGGCAGGATGGGTATGAAGTGATCGAAGGCGTGAAATCTGACAGAGGAAAAGAAGGATTTCTGCATAAAGAATGTGCTGGATTTTTCTATGATATTATGTCCAAAGCTACAAAAGTGAATATGAAAGATGCGTCAGATTTTAAGATGCTGGACCGGAAGGCGGTAGACAGCATTTTGTCTATGCCTGAGAGAAACATGTTTTTCCGTGCGACTTCGACCTGGGTAGGATATAAAACTACCAGCGTGGAGTTCGAGGTGCAGGAGAGAGAGGCAGGCGTTTCCAAGTGGTCTCCGTGGACACTGGTAAAATATGCATTTACCAATATTGTGGCATTTACTACATTTCCATTGCAGTTTGTCACTATTACAGGAGTGGTCTGTTTTATATGTTCGCTGGTTCTTATGATCTATTCGCTGATACAGTATTTCGCAGGTTCTGCAGTGGAGGGATATACGACACTGCTGATGGTACTGCTGCTGGTGGGAAGCGCCATGATGATCAGTCTGGGGATCATTGGATATTATATTGCCAAGATTTATGAAGAAGTCAAACGCAGACCGCGCTATATCATTTCGAAAGTTATTAAGAATGGTGAACAGACGAAAATAAATGAAAGAGGATCATTATGA
- a CDS encoding YfhO family protein, with product MRRFVTRESKMDFYILYTLVFGIISFFIYYQFAGNGKSLVWSHDGIPQHLNSLAYYGRYLRNVLHTIFVEHKLSLPMWDMNIGYGSDILTTLHYYVIGDPLTLLSVFVPADKTETLYEVLIFLRIYLAGISFSIFCFYHKNPKQATFMGTLIYIFAGWTIYAAMKHPYFSNPMSYLPLVLMGIDKIYKKEKPWLFIWTTVISAMSNFYFFYMICIFMFIYAAFRYFGIFSKRSVKDVFDWLVKFIGYYAVALMIAAVIFLPVIMTLFGTDRFQAENYVPLLYDKIYYEKYLGNLIGENMIQWGVAGYSAVAMAGVFVLFSKKKKYLDLKWGFVLLNLFLLVPFAGHVLNGFSYVSNRWIWAYGMMIAYIFVKAYPELFTLTVKEKKKIFIMVVVYCVLALFAKAARTQRNMAGVLILVLAVFTVTSFGNIFLQGKYMCGMLSGLLVVSILLNVSYQYSYEKDYLSEFATAEEAVDRLESNTDKAVLATGDESVYRYDQYGALPYDNTSMYMGTNSTAYYFSLANSSISDFFSEMYLNTPWEQHYENLDGRTILDRLASVKYFVINGDNFRYLSYGYNKEKGSAGSGSSESRAYENENALPLGYTYDSYIPKSKYKEMDVVKKQQALMDGVVLEDSTLPTASTYFDDENIVYRMEAGDGCSLSDGKIKVTKEGAQLKLVFHGITDSENYLIADNLNYDSLSPRELVSESKWKKMSDYDRNKVLDEDSQWRYWKESKEAAMSVTANDVTKTVKIFTDKYNAYSGRHDFLCNMGYSRTGLRTMTITFANTGIYTYDKLRVVSQPVKGIEEKTAKLGQETLENVVMETNEITGNITVSKKKALVLSVPYSQGFIAYVDGKETKLQKANTMFMALELEPGEHEIRLTYCTPYLKPGIVLSVTGLILYVLLVLYRKRKAAVRRQ from the coding sequence ATGAGAAGATTTGTTACAAGAGAAAGCAAAATGGATTTCTACATATTATATACACTTGTATTCGGCATCATTTCCTTTTTTATTTATTATCAGTTTGCAGGCAATGGGAAGTCTCTGGTGTGGAGTCATGACGGGATTCCGCAGCATCTGAATTCTCTGGCGTATTATGGACGTTATCTACGAAATGTACTGCATACGATTTTTGTTGAGCATAAATTATCACTGCCGATGTGGGATATGAACATTGGTTATGGATCAGATATCCTTACGACATTGCATTATTATGTGATCGGTGATCCATTGACTTTACTGTCTGTGTTTGTACCGGCAGATAAGACGGAAACTTTGTATGAGGTTCTGATCTTTTTGAGGATTTATCTTGCAGGGATTTCGTTCAGTATTTTCTGTTTCTACCATAAGAATCCGAAACAGGCGACTTTTATGGGAACTTTGATCTATATTTTTGCGGGATGGACGATCTATGCTGCCATGAAGCATCCATATTTTTCCAATCCTATGAGTTATCTGCCACTGGTTCTGATGGGAATTGATAAGATTTATAAAAAAGAGAAACCCTGGCTGTTTATCTGGACGACTGTCATATCTGCCATGTCGAACTTCTATTTCTTTTATATGATCTGTATTTTTATGTTTATTTATGCTGCATTTCGCTATTTCGGGATTTTCAGTAAAAGAAGCGTGAAAGATGTATTTGACTGGCTGGTGAAGTTTATTGGATATTATGCAGTGGCACTGATGATCGCTGCGGTGATCTTTCTTCCGGTGATCATGACACTTTTTGGTACAGATCGTTTTCAGGCAGAAAATTATGTGCCTCTGTTGTATGATAAGATTTATTATGAGAAGTATCTGGGAAATCTGATCGGTGAGAACATGATCCAGTGGGGCGTTGCCGGATATTCTGCAGTTGCCATGGCAGGAGTGTTCGTACTTTTCTCTAAGAAAAAAAAATATCTGGATCTGAAATGGGGATTTGTACTGCTGAATCTGTTCCTGCTGGTTCCTTTTGCAGGTCATGTGTTGAATGGTTTTTCTTATGTATCAAATCGCTGGATCTGGGCGTATGGTATGATGATCGCCTATATTTTTGTAAAAGCATATCCGGAATTATTTACTCTGACGGTGAAAGAAAAGAAGAAGATTTTTATTATGGTTGTAGTTTATTGTGTACTTGCTTTGTTTGCCAAGGCAGCGCGGACACAGCGAAATATGGCGGGTGTACTGATTCTGGTGCTTGCTGTATTTACCGTAACTTCTTTTGGAAATATTTTTCTTCAGGGAAAATATATGTGCGGCATGCTCAGTGGGCTTTTGGTAGTCAGTATTCTGCTGAATGTGTCTTATCAGTATTCTTATGAGAAAGATTACCTGTCAGAATTTGCGACTGCGGAGGAAGCAGTAGATAGGCTGGAATCAAATACAGACAAAGCGGTACTGGCAACAGGGGACGAAAGTGTTTACCGGTATGATCAATATGGAGCACTTCCATATGATAATACTTCTATGTATATGGGAACCAACAGTACAGCGTATTATTTCAGTCTTGCGAACAGCAGTATCAGTGATTTCTTTAGTGAAATGTATCTGAATACACCCTGGGAGCAGCACTACGAGAATCTGGACGGCAGGACGATCCTGGACAGACTGGCTTCTGTAAAATATTTTGTGATCAATGGAGATAATTTCCGTTATTTATCTTATGGATATAATAAGGAAAAAGGATCTGCCGGAAGCGGAAGCAGTGAGAGCAGGGCATATGAAAATGAGAATGCACTGCCATTAGGTTATACCTATGACAGCTATATTCCGAAATCGAAATATAAAGAAATGGATGTAGTAAAGAAACAGCAGGCGCTGATGGATGGCGTCGTGCTTGAGGACAGCACACTTCCGACCGCTTCCACTTATTTTGATGATGAAAACATTGTGTACCGTATGGAAGCAGGAGACGGATGCTCTCTGTCAGATGGAAAGATCAAAGTGACAAAAGAGGGAGCACAGCTGAAGTTGGTTTTCCACGGGATTACTGACAGTGAAAATTATCTGATTGCAGATAATCTGAATTACGATAGCCTTTCTCCACGGGAACTGGTAAGCGAGAGCAAATGGAAAAAAATGTCGGATTATGACAGAAACAAGGTTCTGGACGAGGATAGTCAGTGGCGTTACTGGAAAGAATCAAAAGAAGCGGCCATGTCTGTTACAGCAAATGATGTGACAAAAACTGTAAAGATTTTTACAGATAAGTACAATGCTTACAGTGGACGGCACGATTTTCTCTGTAATATGGGATATTCCAGAACAGGGCTTCGGACTATGACCATCACTTTTGCCAATACCGGTATTTACACATATGATAAACTGAGAGTTGTCAGCCAGCCGGTGAAGGGAATTGAGGAAAAGACCGCGAAACTGGGACAGGAAACTCTTGAGAATGTTGTAATGGAAACCAATGAGATAACCGGAAATATTACGGTTTCAAAGAAAAAAGCCCTTGTGCTTTCTGTTCCGTACAGTCAGGGATTTATTGCATATGTAGATGGAAAAGAGACGAAACTGCAGAAAGCGAATACGATGTTCATGGCGCTGGAACTGGAGCCGGGTGAGCATGAGATCCGGCTGACGTACTGTACACCGTACCTGAAACCTGGAATTGTCCTTAGCGTGACAGGACTGATTCTGTACGTGCTCCTGGTTCTGTACAGAAAAAGAAAAGCTGCTGTTCGCAGACAGTAA
- the nifJ gene encoding pyruvate:ferredoxin (flavodoxin) oxidoreductase translates to MARKMKTMDGNHAAAHASYAYSDVAAIYPITPSSVMAEATDEWATQGRKNIFGQEVQVTEMQSEAGAAGAVHGSLAAGALTTTYTASQGLLLMIPNLYKIAGEQLPAVFNVSARALASHALSIFGDHSDVMACRQTGCAMLCESSVQEVMDLTPVAHLSAIKGKVPFINFFDGFRTSHEIQKIETWDYEDLKDMADLEAIAEFRNHALNPNHPCQRGSAQNPDIFFQAREACNPYYDALPAVVQEYMDKVNAKIGTDYKLFNYYGAADAEHVIVAMGSVNDTIEETIDYLAAAGKKVGVVKVRLYRPFCAQALIDAIPESVKQITVLDRTKEPGALGEPLYLDVVAALKDSKFGGVKVFSGRYGLGSKDTTPAQIVAVYENTAKEKFTIGIVDDVTNLSLETGAPIVTTPEGTTNCKFWGLGADGTVGANKNSIKIIGDNTDMYAQAYFDYDSKKSGGVTMSHLRFGKKPIKSTYLIHKANFVACHNPSYVNKYNMVQELVDGGTFLLNCAWDMEGLEKHLPGQVKAFIANHNIKFYTIDGVKIGIETGMGPTRINTILQSAFFKLTGIIPEEQAIDLMKAAAKATYGRKGDDVVQKNWAAIDAGAKQVVEIQVPESWKDAEDEGLHMTHATEGRQDVVDFVNNIQAKVNAQEGNSLPVSAFKDYVDGTTPSGAAAYEKRGIAVNVPVWNPENCIQCNRCSYVCPHAVIRPVALTEEEAANAPEGMKTLPLTGMKEYKFTMAVSALDCTGCGSCVNVCPGKKGAKALAMENLEASADEQKYFDYTVKLPVKEDVIAKFKEATVKGSQFKQPLLEFSGACAGCGETPYAKLITQLFGDRMYIANATGCSSIWGNSSPSTPYTVNAKGQGPAWSNSLFEDNAEFGYGMLLAQRAIRDGLKAKVEDVVANGTNEDVKAAGQEWLDTFAVGATNGAATDKLVAALEACGCDKAKEILAQKDFLAKKSQWIFGGDGWAYDIGFGGVDHVLASGRDINVMVFDTEVYSNTGGQSSKSTPTGAIAQFAAGGKETKKKDMASIAMSYGYVYVAQISMGADFNQTVKAIAEAEAYPGPSLIIAYAPCINHGIKKGMAKAQTEEELAVKVGYWHNFRFNPAAEGNKFSLDSKAPSMEDYQAFLDGEVRYNSLKRQNPEKAARLFAKNEAEAKARYEYLQKLIALHSAE, encoded by the coding sequence ATGGCAAGAAAGATGAAAACCATGGATGGTAACCATGCAGCTGCTCATGCTTCATATGCATACTCAGATGTAGCCGCTATTTACCCGATCACTCCTTCATCTGTTATGGCGGAAGCAACAGATGAATGGGCAACCCAGGGAAGAAAGAACATTTTCGGACAGGAAGTTCAGGTAACTGAAATGCAGTCTGAGGCTGGTGCAGCAGGTGCTGTACACGGATCTCTGGCAGCAGGTGCTTTAACAACAACATATACAGCATCTCAGGGTCTGTTACTTATGATCCCGAACCTTTACAAAATTGCCGGTGAGCAGTTACCAGCAGTATTCAACGTATCTGCACGTGCACTTGCTTCTCACGCACTTTCAATCTTCGGTGATCACTCCGACGTTATGGCCTGTCGTCAGACCGGATGCGCAATGCTCTGCGAATCTTCTGTACAGGAAGTTATGGATTTAACACCTGTTGCTCACCTTTCAGCAATCAAAGGTAAAGTTCCGTTCATCAACTTCTTCGACGGATTCCGTACATCTCACGAGATCCAGAAGATCGAGACATGGGATTATGAAGATCTTAAGGATATGGCAGATCTGGAAGCAATCGCTGAATTCCGTAACCATGCCCTGAATCCAAATCACCCATGCCAGAGAGGTTCCGCTCAGAACCCTGATATCTTCTTCCAGGCAAGAGAAGCATGTAACCCATACTACGATGCTCTTCCGGCAGTGGTTCAGGAATACATGGACAAAGTTAACGCTAAGATCGGTACAGATTACAAATTATTCAACTACTACGGAGCTGCTGATGCAGAACACGTAATCGTTGCTATGGGTTCTGTAAACGATACAATCGAGGAGACAATCGACTACCTTGCAGCAGCAGGAAAGAAAGTCGGTGTTGTTAAAGTTCGTCTTTACAGACCATTCTGCGCACAGGCACTCATCGATGCAATTCCGGAATCTGTAAAACAGATCACAGTTCTTGACAGAACTAAAGAGCCGGGTGCACTTGGCGAGCCACTGTACCTTGACGTTGTAGCAGCATTAAAAGACAGCAAATTCGGCGGCGTAAAAGTATTCTCCGGACGTTATGGTTTAGGTTCCAAAGATACTACACCTGCACAGATCGTAGCTGTTTATGAAAATACTGCTAAAGAGAAATTCACAATCGGTATCGTTGATGATGTTACTAACCTTTCCCTTGAGACAGGTGCTCCGATCGTAACAACTCCTGAAGGAACAACAAACTGTAAATTCTGGGGTCTGGGAGCTGATGGTACAGTAGGTGCCAACAAGAACTCCATCAAGATCATCGGTGACAACACAGACATGTACGCACAGGCTTACTTTGATTATGACTCCAAGAAGTCCGGTGGTGTTACAATGTCCCACTTACGTTTCGGTAAAAAACCGATCAAATCCACATACCTGATCCACAAAGCAAACTTCGTAGCATGCCATAATCCATCCTACGTAAACAAATACAACATGGTTCAGGAACTTGTTGACGGTGGTACATTCCTCCTTAACTGTGCATGGGATATGGAAGGTCTTGAGAAACATTTACCAGGACAGGTAAAAGCTTTCATCGCTAACCACAATATCAAATTCTACACAATCGACGGTGTTAAGATCGGTATTGAAACTGGCATGGGACCAACACGTATCAACACAATCCTTCAGTCTGCATTCTTCAAACTTACAGGAATCATTCCGGAAGAGCAGGCAATCGACCTTATGAAAGCTGCTGCTAAGGCAACATACGGACGTAAAGGTGATGATGTGGTACAGAAGAACTGGGCAGCTATCGATGCCGGTGCTAAACAGGTTGTTGAGATCCAGGTTCCGGAAAGCTGGAAAGATGCTGAGGACGAAGGTCTTCATATGACTCATGCAACAGAAGGACGTCAGGACGTTGTTGATTTCGTTAACAACATTCAGGCTAAAGTTAATGCTCAGGAAGGTAACTCCTTACCTGTATCTGCATTCAAAGATTATGTAGATGGTACTACACCATCAGGTGCAGCTGCATATGAGAAACGTGGTATCGCTGTAAACGTTCCAGTATGGAACCCAGAGAACTGTATCCAGTGTAACAGATGTTCTTATGTCTGCCCACACGCAGTTATCCGTCCGGTAGCTCTTACAGAAGAAGAAGCTGCTAACGCTCCAGAAGGAATGAAGACATTACCTCTGACAGGTATGAAAGAATATAAATTCACAATGGCTGTATCCGCACTTGACTGTACAGGATGTGGTTCTTGTGTAAACGTCTGCCCAGGTAAGAAAGGTGCGAAAGCACTTGCTATGGAAAACCTTGAAGCAAGCGCAGACGAGCAGAAATACTTTGACTACACAGTTAAACTGCCGGTTAAAGAAGATGTTATCGCTAAATTTAAAGAAGCAACTGTTAAAGGCAGCCAGTTCAAACAGCCTCTGCTTGAGTTCTCTGGAGCTTGTGCAGGATGTGGTGAAACACCATACGCTAAACTGATCACTCAGCTGTTCGGTGACAGAATGTACATCGCAAACGCAACAGGATGTTCTTCTATCTGGGGTAACTCCTCACCATCTACACCATACACAGTAAACGCTAAGGGACAGGGTCCTGCATGGTCCAACTCTCTGTTTGAAGATAACGCTGAGTTTGGTTATGGTATGCTTCTTGCTCAGAGAGCTATCCGTGATGGCTTAAAAGCAAAAGTTGAAGACGTTGTTGCTAACGGAACAAACGAAGATGTTAAGGCAGCTGGTCAGGAATGGCTGGATACATTTGCTGTAGGTGCTACAAACGGCGCTGCTACAGACAAACTTGTTGCTGCTCTTGAAGCTTGCGGATGTGACAAAGCAAAAGAAATCCTTGCTCAGAAAGATTTCCTGGCTAAGAAATCCCAGTGGATCTTCGGTGGTGACGGATGGGCTTACGATATCGGATTCGGTGGTGTTGACCATGTTCTGGCTAGTGGACGTGACATCAACGTTATGGTATTCGATACAGAGGTTTATTCTAACACAGGTGGACAGTCTTCCAAGTCTACACCAACAGGTGCTATCGCTCAGTTCGCTGCAGGCGGTAAAGAGACTAAGAAGAAAGATATGGCTTCCATCGCTATGAGCTATGGCTATGTATACGTTGCTCAGATTTCCATGGGTGCTGACTTCAACCAGACTGTAAAAGCTATTGCAGAGGCAGAGGCTTATCCGGGACCATCTCTGATCATCGCTTATGCTCCATGTATCAACCATGGTATTAAGAAAGGTATGGCAAAAGCTCAGACAGAGGAAGAATTAGCAGTTAAGGTTGGATACTGGCACAACTTCAGATTCAACCCGGCAGCAGAAGGAAACAAGTTCTCACTTGATTCTAAGGCTCCGAGCATGGAAGATTATCAGGCATTCCTTGACGGCGAGGTTCGTTACAACTCTCTGAAACGTCAGAATCCTGAGAAAGCTGCCAGATTGTTTGCTAAGAATGAAGCAGAAGCTAAAGCTAGATATGAATATCTGCAGAAGCTCATCGCTCTTCATAGCGCAGAATAA
- a CDS encoding RrF2 family transcriptional regulator, which yields MFITRECDYAVRVVRALWGESRLSVSDICEKESVTAPFAYKILKKLQKAKIVKGYRGVHGGYSLDRGLDELTLYDVYSAIDPEMFIIECLDPKYNCIRDGQDGIPCLVHKELVSVQKELVELLKRKTIQQIMEEA from the coding sequence ATGTTTATTACAAGAGAGTGTGATTACGCTGTGAGGGTGGTACGTGCGCTTTGGGGAGAGAGCAGGTTAAGCGTATCAGATATCTGTGAGAAGGAATCGGTGACAGCACCTTTTGCTTATAAGATCCTGAAGAAGCTTCAGAAGGCGAAGATCGTAAAGGGATACAGAGGTGTACATGGCGGTTATTCCCTGGACAGAGGATTGGACGAACTGACATTGTACGATGTTTATTCAGCAATTGATCCGGAAATGTTTATTATTGAATGTCTGGATCCGAAGTATAACTGCATCAGGGATGGACAGGATGGTATTCCGTGTCTGGTACATAAGGAACTGGTGTCTGTACAGAAGGAACTGGTGGAGCTTCTGAAGAGAAAAACTATACAGCAGATCATGGAGGAGGCGTAA
- a CDS encoding ABC-F family ATP-binding cassette domain-containing protein → MISANNITLRVGKKALFEDVNIKFTEGNCYGLIGANGAGKSTFLKILSGQLEPTNGDVVITPGQRLSFLQQDHFKYDAYTVLDTVIMGNQRLYEIMKEKDAIYAKEDFTDEDGIRASELEGEFAEMNGWEAESDAATLLNGLGIETDLHYAQMADLTGSQKVKVLLAQALFGNPDILLLDEPTNHLDLPAIEWLEEFLINFDNTVIVVSHDRYFLNKVCTHTADIDYGKIQLYAGNYDFWFESSQLLIKQMKEANKKKEEKIKELQEFISRFSANASKSKQATSRKRALEKIQLDDMRPSSRKYPYIDFRPNREIGNEVLMVENLSKTIDGVKVLDNISFTLGHDDKVAFVGANEQAITTLFKILVGEMEPDEGNYKWGVTTSQAYFPKDNTAEFDNDLTITDWLTQYSEIKDATYVRGFLGRMLFPGEDGIKRVRVLSGGEKVRCLLSKMMISGANILILDEPTNHLDMESITALNNGLIKFPGVILFTSHDHQFVQTTANRIMEILPNGTMIDKITTYDEYLASDEMAKKRHVFEINEEDASDN, encoded by the coding sequence ATGATTTCAGCAAACAATATTACTTTGCGCGTAGGTAAAAAGGCTCTTTTCGAAGATGTAAACATCAAGTTTACAGAAGGCAACTGCTACGGTCTCATCGGAGCAAACGGTGCCGGTAAGTCCACATTCCTTAAGATCCTCTCCGGACAGTTAGAGCCTACCAACGGTGACGTTGTCATCACACCAGGCCAGCGTCTCTCTTTCTTGCAGCAGGATCACTTCAAATATGATGCATACACTGTACTGGATACTGTTATCATGGGTAACCAGAGACTGTATGAGATCATGAAAGAAAAAGATGCCATCTATGCAAAAGAGGACTTCACAGACGAAGACGGTATCCGTGCCAGCGAACTGGAAGGTGAATTTGCAGAGATGAACGGATGGGAAGCAGAATCCGATGCTGCTACTCTTCTGAATGGTCTTGGAATTGAAACAGATTTACATTACGCTCAGATGGCAGACCTTACAGGCAGCCAGAAGGTCAAAGTTCTTCTTGCCCAGGCACTGTTTGGTAATCCGGACATCCTTCTTCTGGATGAGCCGACCAACCACCTTGACCTGCCTGCGATCGAATGGCTGGAGGAATTCCTGATCAACTTTGACAACACTGTCATCGTTGTATCCCATGACCGTTACTTCTTAAATAAGGTATGTACTCATACAGCAGATATCGATTATGGCAAGATCCAGCTCTATGCCGGAAACTACGACTTCTGGTTTGAGTCCAGCCAGCTCCTCATCAAACAGATGAAAGAAGCTAACAAAAAGAAAGAAGAAAAGATCAAAGAACTTCAGGAATTCATTTCCCGATTCAGTGCCAACGCTTCCAAGTCCAAACAGGCGACATCCCGTAAACGTGCCCTGGAAAAGATCCAGCTTGATGACATGCGTCCATCCAGTCGTAAATATCCATACATCGACTTCCGTCCGAACCGCGAGATCGGTAATGAAGTCCTTATGGTAGAAAATCTTTCCAAGACCATCGACGGTGTAAAAGTTCTGGACAACATTTCTTTCACACTTGGACATGATGACAAAGTAGCTTTCGTTGGTGCCAACGAGCAGGCCATCACTACTCTGTTCAAGATCCTGGTTGGTGAAATGGAGCCGGATGAAGGAAATTATAAATGGGGTGTTACTACTTCCCAGGCATATTTCCCTAAGGACAACACTGCTGAGTTCGATAATGACCTGACTATCACAGACTGGCTGACACAGTATTCAGAAATCAAAGATGCTACCTATGTTCGTGGATTCCTCGGACGTATGCTCTTCCCTGGCGAAGACGGTATCAAACGTGTACGTGTCCTCTCCGGCGGTGAGAAGGTTCGCTGTCTTCTTTCAAAGATGATGATCTCCGGTGCAAACATCCTGATCCTGGATGAGCCGACCAACCACCTTGACATGGAAAGTATCACAGCACTGAACAATGGACTGATCAAATTCCCGGGCGTTATTCTTTTCACCTCCCATGACCATCAGTTCGTACAGACAACAGCCAACCGTATCATGGAAATCCTGCCTAATGGAACCATGATCGACAAGATCACTACTTACGATGAATATCTGGCAAGTGACGAAATGGCTAAGAAACGTCATGTATTCGAAATCAACGAAGAAGACGCTTCTGATAACTAA